A stretch of Chionomys nivalis chromosome 2, mChiNiv1.1, whole genome shotgun sequence DNA encodes these proteins:
- the Gpr35 gene encoding G-protein coupled receptor 35, with amino-acid sequence MNATCNGDDLWPDSLYYVFGAYLVLLLVLGLLLNGLALWVFCCRMHQWTETRVYMTNLAVADLCLLCSLPFVLYSLKHTSDTPVCQLSQGIYLANRYMSISLVTVIAVDRYVAVRHPIRARELRSPRKAAAVCVALWVVVLSSLVVRWHLGLQEGGFCFRNYGRHSFSTIAFSLLGFYLPLAIMVFCSLQVVTALGQRPTTDVVQVEVTRRATHMIWANLAVFIICFLPLHVVLTVKFSLGLNTCAARFTFSRALSITGKLSDANCCLDAICYYYMAKEFQDASMSAMSSNTPHKSQDSQSLTLT; translated from the coding sequence ATGAATGCAACTTGCAACGGCGACGACCTATGGCCTGATTCGCTCTACTACGTGTTCGGCGCCTACTTGGTCTTGCTGCTGGTGCTGGGCCTGCTGCTCAACGGCCTGGCGCTCTGGGTGTTCTGCTGTCGCATGCACCAGTGGACGGAGACCCGCGTCTACATGACCAACCTGGCTGTGGCTGACCTCTGCCTGCTCTGTTCCCTGCCATTCGTGCTATACTCCCTGAAACACACTTCAGATACACCAGTCTGCCAGCTCTCACAGGGCATCTACCTGGCCAACAGGTACATGAGCATTAGCTTGGTCACTGTCATTGCTGTGGACCGCTATGTGGCAGTGCGGCATCCGATACGCGCCCGTGAGCTGCGGTCCCCAAGAAAGGCTGCTGCAGTGTGTGTGGCCCTCTGGGTGGTGGTGCTCTCTTCCCTGGTAGTGCGCTGGCACCTGGGGCTGCAGGAGGGTGGCTTCTGCTTCAGGAACTATGGCCGGCACAGTTTCAGCACCATTGCCTTCTCACTGCTGGGCTTCTACTTGCCCCTGGCCATCATGGTCTTCTGCTCTTTGCAGGTTGTGACCGCGCTGGGGCAGAGGCCGACCACTGATGTGGTGCAGGTAGAGGTCACCCGCAGGGCCACCCACATGATCTGGGCCAATTTGGCAGTGTTTATCATCTGCTTCCTGCCACTGCATGTGGTCCTGACGGTGAAGTTCTCCCTGGGTCTAAACACCTGTGCTGCCCGTTTCACCTTCAGCCGGGCCCTGTCCATCACAGGCAAGCTCTCAGATGCCAACTGCTGCCTGGATGCCATCTGTTACTACTACATGGCCAAGGAGTTCCAGGATGCATCCATGTCAGCCATGTCCTCCAACACTCCCCACAAGAGCCAAGATTCTCAGAGCTTGACCCTCACCTAG